Proteins from a genomic interval of Caulobacter rhizosphaerae:
- a CDS encoding helix-turn-helix transcriptional regulator, translating to MDSEVERGVFEAHVANAILNLVNFGVIVADSEGCVYAANDLAWSYVQHGDGLGEKGGLLNAENDFEAEGLRSRIASAVRQGRPGAMLVHRSRSQKPLVLLIEPFSTDDSNFRCALITVREVGRSSVHAVERARMMFNFSPAEAEIVSRVAQGREPSEIAAERGVSINTLRVQMASAMVKVGVHRQAELVSVLSSADVLE from the coding sequence ATTCAGAAGTTGAGCGCGGCGTCTTCGAGGCGCACGTGGCCAACGCCATCCTCAACCTGGTGAACTTCGGCGTGATCGTCGCCGACAGCGAGGGCTGCGTCTACGCCGCCAACGACCTGGCCTGGAGCTATGTCCAGCATGGCGACGGCCTGGGCGAAAAGGGCGGCCTGCTGAACGCCGAGAACGACTTCGAGGCCGAAGGGCTCCGCAGCCGGATCGCCAGCGCGGTCCGTCAGGGACGCCCCGGCGCCATGCTGGTGCACCGCTCGCGCAGCCAGAAGCCGCTGGTGCTGTTGATCGAGCCCTTCAGCACCGACGACAGCAATTTCCGCTGCGCCCTGATCACCGTGCGCGAGGTGGGGCGATCCTCGGTCCACGCGGTCGAGCGGGCCCGGATGATGTTCAATTTCTCGCCCGCCGAAGCCGAGATCGTTTCTCGGGTCGCCCAGGGCCGCGAGCCGTCCGAAATCGCCGCGGAGCGCGGCGTCAGCATCAATACTCTGCGGGTTCAGATGGCTTCGGCCATGGTCAAAGTCGGCGTTCACCGTCAAGCTGAGCTTGTCTCCGTACTTTCGTCAGCTGACGTACTGGAGTGA